In Rhodohalobacter sp. 614A, the sequence TAAAATAACTCACATTCATTTCACTTTTAAAATCATTAATGATCAGATCGATTTTGATTTTGAAAGCGACTCAGGTGAAAAACCTTCCGATTGGCAGCCACGATTTAAACTATTGGAGAGATTAAAAAAAGCACAACTGAACCAATCGCAGACTCAAGCCATCATTGATTTTCTGATTAGTAATCCTGACCTGGAAAAGGCATTCTCAAGCTTTTTTAATCAAGAAATTGAGAATGTGATTGATACAGGCGCAACAGATCACCGGGGGAAGAAAATAGAGAATATCCAGGCGTGGGCATGGGTGAAAATTAAAAATGCAATTGAAAGCGAATCCTTAACTTCAAACGAAGAGCAGGCAAAAAAAGTTTTTACCCCCGTGATTGAAGAAAAGTAACCCTCTTAAATTTTGCTTCTAACGGCTTAAAAAATTTAGATGGCCCATACCATTAGTTTTTTCCGATCCTCTGCATTACCCTTAATTCTGACCGCACAATTAAACTTCAAGACCCTCAATCCATCCGCGACCAAAGACCCAACTACAAATATACTAAATACATTTTGTACAAATGATACAGGTTGTACAACGTGTATAACTTATAACAATACCATCAATGATATTGCTTATATCTATTATAAAAGTTATAATAGCATTATAAGATGTATTGATTGTATCAGATAAATAAATTATATAACAAAAATGATAGTGCTCATTGGCGGTGAAAAAGGCGGGACTGGCAAGACGACCATTGTGACAAACCTTGCTGCGTATCGATACTCCGTAAATTCAAAATCTCCCATTCTTATTGTTGATTCGGATCCGCAAGGATCCGCTTCAGATTGGGTTTATTATAGAAAAGAAACCGGTGTGAAAGGAATTGACTGTATTCAACTATTTGATAAGCGGATAGCATCAGAAGTGCCGGACCAGCATGAACGGTATGGGGATATTATCATCGATGCTGGTGGCAGAGATTCAAAAGAACTGCGATATGCGATGGGGATTGCAGACATTATGGTGGTACCAGTCGGTGCATCTCAATATGATCTGAATACGATGGAACAGATCGAACAGTTATTGATACAGATCCAAACCATGAATCCAAACCTGAAATGCTATGTTGTAATCAACAAGCTTCGAAATATTCCAAATCTTAAGGAAAAAGACGAGGCCATCGAATTCTTACAAGATTTTGAAGGAATAGAAATTTGCGATTTTCAAATCCATGAACGCATTGCATTTACTCGCAGCTCAAGTTCAGGGCTGGGCGTATCAGAAATGAAAGGAGATAAGGGTCAGGTTATTGACCCGAAAGCAATGCAGGAAATAGAAAAACTGCACGAGGTAATTTGGTCATGAGAAAAAGAAGTGAAAATCCCAGGAAAAATATCGATATCGATAAACTGGACGAGTTTGCATCCGGAGCCAGGGGGGGAGGGGCAAATGTAGAAAAATCGGCCGGGAAGAAACCCAAAAAGAAAAAGAAGAAAAAAGAACTCGACCGGTTTCATATGGCCATTGATCCGGCGATCAAAGAAGCGATACAGGCACTTGCCTGGTATGATCGCGTCTCACAACGTGAAATCGTAGAAGAAGCATTTCTAAAAGTATTTCCGCTAAAAAGCGACCAGGTAACCGAGGCTCTGGAAAAATACCGAAATCAAAATTCATAAATGATAACGCCATGGAACGTTCATACAAATCATTGGGCCATGAAAAAGAACTCGAGCCGCTAAAAAATTTAACAGCCGAAGAAGCTGCGCTAAAAGCAATAATCGATGCAGGAATTCCAGTGGAAGGGGAGACCCCGCAAGCGGTGTATAAACTGGTACTTGATCGGCTGAAAAAAAGTGAATCAATTATGGATTAAGCGTGGTTTAAGTTGATGCAACGTAAGGATAGTTGTAAATAAAATTTCACCACCAATTTAAAAGCTTGAATAATTATAACCGTGAATAAAATAT encodes:
- a CDS encoding nucleotide-binding protein, with amino-acid sequence MIVLIGGEKGGTGKTTIVTNLAAYRYSVNSKSPILIVDSDPQGSASDWVYYRKETGVKGIDCIQLFDKRIASEVPDQHERYGDIIIDAGGRDSKELRYAMGIADIMVVPVGASQYDLNTMEQIEQLLIQIQTMNPNLKCYVVINKLRNIPNLKEKDEAIEFLQDFEGIEICDFQIHERIAFTRSSSSGLGVSEMKGDKGQVIDPKAMQEIEKLHEVIWS